A section of the Pseudorasbora parva isolate DD20220531a chromosome 2, ASM2467924v1, whole genome shotgun sequence genome encodes:
- the tmed1a gene encoding transmembrane emp24 domain-containing protein 1a, with the protein MKGKVMERFKGTRLAACLLLFLTLCVDLGFEFGQNKDSEFTFLLPPGATECFFQTAIKSGSIEVEYQVIAGSGLDVGFTLISPGGYRLVSDFRKSDGIHTVDPTEEGDYRICFDNSFSRVSEKMVYVEVIVDGPEEEADDEEDWAALAEPEDSLEYKLEDIRDTMDAVHKNLERSRQLQTTLRAFEARDRYLLEDNLWRVSFWSSVSLLVMISVALTQVYTVRRLFSDTHRSRT; encoded by the exons atgaaGGGCAAAGTAATGGAGCGGTTTAAAGGGACGCGTCTCGCGGCGTGTTTGCTGCTCTTTCTGACGCTCTGCGTGGATTTGGGATTCGAGTTCGGACAGAATAAGGACAGCGAGTTCACTTTCCTTCTACCTCCCGGAGCAACCGAGTGCTTCTTCCAAACGGCCATTAAGAGCGGCAGCATAGAAGTGGAGTACCAG gtgattGCAGGCTCTGGGCTGGATGTGGGCTTCACTCTGATCTCCCCCGGCGGATACAGACTGGTCTCTGACTTCAGAAAATCAGACGGTATCCACAC GGTGGATCCCACTGAGGAGGGCGACTACAGGATATGCTTTGATAACAGCTTCAGCCGTGTTTCAGAGAAGATGGTGTACGTAGAGGTGATCGTGGATGGACCAGAGGAGGAAGCTGACGATGAGGAAGACTGGGCTGCTTTGGCTGAACCGGAAGACTCGCTGGAGTACAAACTGGAGGATATCAGG GACACAATGGACGCCGTGCACAAGAACCTGGAGCGGAGCCGTCAGCTGCAGACGACGCTGCGGGCGTTCGAGGCTCGCGACCGATACCTGCTGGAGGATAACCTGTGGCGGGTTTCCTTCTGGTCAAGCGTCAGTTTGCTGGTCATGATCAGCGTGGCCCTCACACAGGTCTACACGGTACGCAGATTATTCAGCGACACACACAGAAGCCGCACATAG
- the tnfsf14 gene encoding tumor necrosis factor ligand superfamily member 14: MAQGKISYPSVFVVDSPTRPPPLPPKPVYRNRQKWIQTLLVILVSLALFGMTVEACFIYRLYSTKEQPVPPDEPQTAMRKQDKIDRVPSKHKLGEIKPSKPMAQLATNQKPVNGVILWNYQAILHHVKHSEDKLIIEKEGYYSVYSKINFHDDTISCSHAVLWITPRYAGSELVLLQSSRFRSTPLRPATTDNSYLSGVFHLYKDDVLFVRVKNCTLVLSTAAENYFGVFMV; this comes from the exons ATGGCTCAAGGTAAAATTTCGTACCCTTCAGTGTTTGTGGTGGACAGTCCAACGAGACCCCCTCCGCTGCCACCCAAACCCGTCTATAGAAACCGGCAGAAGTGGATCCAGACCCTGCTGGTGATCCTAGTCAGTCTGGCTTTATTTGGGATGACCGTGGAGGCTTGCTTCATCTACCGTCTGTACTCAACCAAAGAACAGCCT GTGCCTCCAGATGAACCTCAGACTGCCATGAGAAAACAAG ATAAAATAGACCGCGTACCCTCCAAACACAAGCTTGGAGAAATTAAGCCATCAAAACCAATGGCACAACTGGCAA CCAATCAGAAACCAGTTAATGGAGTCATACTGTGGAATTATCAAGCCATCCTTCACCATGTCAAACACAGCGAGGACAAACTCATCATAGAGAAAGAGGGCTATTACTCCGTCTACTCTAAGATCAACTTCCATGACGATACCATCTCATGCTCCCACGCTGTGCTCTGGATTACACCCCGATATGCAGGGAGTGAGCTTGTGCTGCTCCAGTCCTCTAGGTTTCGTTCTACACCCCTGAGGCCGGCGACCACAGACAACAGCTACCTCAGTGGCGTTTTTCATCTCTACAAAGATGATGTTCTCTTTGTCCGGGTGAAAAATTGTACACTTGTGTTGTCCACAGCTGCTGAGAACTACTTTGGCGTCTTCATGGTTTAG